The sequence GGCCCGCCCGCGACCGCGCGCGAGTTGCCCGAATGCGTGGAGCCGGGCGAGACGTAAAGCCGCACCGACCTTTCGGCCGCCGCGGCGCCCAGTCGCGCCACGACGGCCTCGTGATATTGAATGCCCATGAGCGCACTCTGTGCGCGGTCCGCGGCGTTCTCGCGCAGGATCAGCTTGCCGCCGCGCGCGAAGAACGCCGACAGATCGGGGTTCGTGGCGTCCATCAGCGCCGAGGTTTTCTGCACCCGGTCGCGGAAATCCTCGGGCCGATAGCCGCGTACGTCATGGTTCCTGTCACGCGCAATCGCATAGCGGATCCAGTTGCTTCCATAGATCCACTGGGTGGCATTGCGCGCGGCGTCCGGCGGCGCGGCGGGTGCCGCGGTGCCGGAGACCCAACGCACCATGTTGAGGGCGGAGGGGCCGTCCAGGCTGTCCTCGTGGCCGTAGAGCCATGGCGGATACGCCGTGAGGCCGTTGGCGATGGGGAAGGGAAACACATAAGGCGAGTGGATGCCACGCATGAGACGCAGCTCGGCATCGGACAGGCAGTGCACGCCGGCGTCGCCACCACCGGGGCAGCGCAAGGGCTGCAGGTCCACGCGCGCCTGGCACCCCATGTAGTTGTTCACGACGCCATCGGCCAATCCATCGAGCGCGTCGCACGCGTCGGCGGTGGCTTTGGCAATGAGCGCGGTTTTTTCGGCCTGCAGCCAGTCCTCGTGCTGCGGTACCTGGTTGCGCACGAAGGCATGGAACAGGCCGGTCCAGTTGATCACGGGCACGACGCTCACGATGCCGTCGTAGTCGGCCGGAAAGCGCTGCGCCATCGTCAGCCCTTCGCGGCCCCCTTCGGAGCCGCCGAAGTAATACATGCGCTGCGGCTGGCGTGCGTAGTACGCGCGCATGATGTCCACGGCCGCGTCCTTCACCTTCTTGTAGGAAGCGAAAGCGAAGTTCTCGAGCATCTCGTCGTTCAGCGCGAAGGCGCCGGGCTCGCCGGCCGGAAACGCGGAGGCCTGATGGCCGGAGTCCTGGCCAAAGGTCGCATAGCCCCGCGCGATGGGGAGGGGATCGTCCGGCGCTGCGTCGCGCAGCGGCGTCAACCCGGTGACCAGCACCCCGTTGAAACCCCCGCCACCGTATTGCAGGGCCTTGCCGTTCCAGCGAGTCGGCAGGTTCAACTGGAAGTGGATGGCCTGGGCCGCGGGGTCGCGTGATGCGATGGTGCCGCTGACCTTGCAGAACTGCGGAAGGGCCGGCACGAACGCGCTGCCATTGACCGTCGCAGCGGAGGCCGGCGTGAGCACAGCCGAAGCGACCGAGGCCTTGCCGCTGGGCAATCCCATCGCGCCGGGCGCGATGACATGGCCTGCAAGGCTGGCGCAGGACGTTGCGAGCTGGTCGGCATTCGGGGCCGTGGTGCACGCCGACAAGGACAAGGCAAGCAGCGCGAAAGCGGTGCGGGGAATTGCGCGACAAGCGAAATGATTCATGGTGTCTCCAGACTCTTTTGATACCTCGGCCGGCCATGCCATGGACTCTGGTGCCGCCGTGCGGTTGAAGATTCTTACCGGCTTTCGATGCTGCGGCACGATCCACCGCCGGAAGCTCGCAATCACACATTTCCCGCTTTTCCAGGCACATGGTTCGGCATCAACCTGGCCGTGCGTTCTTTAGCATTGGCCCATCATCCGACCGACGCGAACAGGGCTTCACATGTCCAGGCTTCTTGTCCCATCCAACTTCGACAAACTCGGCGAGCCGCGTGAAGATCGCCCGCCGGCGGAACGCGTCATCGAGGGCGATGTCGTATGCCGCACCTCGGACATCGACATATCAACTGCCTTTTCGCGTTCAAGCCTGCCCGCGCCCTGCACGCACCGGTGGACGAAATGGCGCAGCACCTGACCGCGCTGCGCGCCGATCACCTGCCGGACGCGGTCAGGCAATCCGCCGCACTTGGATGGCCCTACCGGGAGGCCGACTGGCGCTTCGCCTTCGATCTCGGCAGCGGCTTCGCGGTGGAAGCTGATGGCCGCCTGGTGGGCACGGCGATGTGGTGGCCCTATGGCGAGACCCATGCCTCGGTGGGCATGATCATCGTCGACCCGGGCATGCAGGGGCGGGGCCTGGGGCGTGCCTTGATGGGAAAGCTGCTCCACGAGGCGCGCAGCCGCACGGTTTTCCTGAACGCCACCCAGGAAGGGCTCCCGCTCTACACGCAGCTCGGGTTCGTCGCCCGCGGACAGGTGTTCCAGCATCAGGCCATATGGCCCGCGGAAACCGTTCTAGCCAACGCACCGGCGGGCGTACGTCCCATGCAGGCAGCAGATGACCAGAGGGTGCGCCGGTTGGACCTGGCCGCCACGAAGATGGACCGGACAGCATTGCTGGATGCCTTGTTTGCAGCCGGGACGGCGATGGTCATCGATCGCGGCGCCGGTGTGTCGGCCTACGCCTGCGCGCGGGAATTTGGACATGGCGTGGTGATCGGTCCGGTGGTCGCCACGGGAGCAGATGGTGCTGCCGATGCGATGGACCTCATCGCCGCACTCGCCGACCGAGCCCGCGGCCGGTTCGTTCGCATCGACGTGACCGAGAGCAGTGGTCTGTCTGCGTGGCTGACCGAAACAGGGCTGCCCTGCGTCGGACATGCAGTGTCCATGGTGCGCGACATCCAGGCTCGCGCGATGGATGCCGATGCGGACGTGCGCCTGTTCGCCCTTTCCAACCAGTCGTTCGGCTGACTCGCCGGCTCGTTCCCCCAATGCATCCCCCGAGATGATGAAAGTTTGTTCATGAAACTGATGCCCTACTGGCTCGATACCTCGCCCAAATTCGCCGGTGGCCAGACCGAGGCGCCCAGCGGCGACGTCGATGTGGCGGTGGTGGGTGCGGGCTTTACCGGTTTGTCCGCGGCAATCGCACTGGCGAAGAAAGGCGCAAGCGTCGCAGTGTTCGACGCGGGAGCTGTGGGCCATGCCGCTTCCGGCCGCAACGGCGGCATGTGCAACAACGGCTTCGCGCAGGACTATTGCGCTTTGTCGAACAGACTCGGGCGAGAGCGCGCCAACATGCTCTATCGCGCTTTCGACGCGGGTGTTTGCAAAGTGGAGTCGCTGA is a genomic window of Variovorax sp. V213 containing:
- a CDS encoding tannase/feruloyl esterase family alpha/beta hydrolase, giving the protein MNHFACRAIPRTAFALLALSLSACTTAPNADQLATSCASLAGHVIAPGAMGLPSGKASVASAVLTPASAATVNGSAFVPALPQFCKVSGTIASRDPAAQAIHFQLNLPTRWNGKALQYGGGGFNGVLVTGLTPLRDAAPDDPLPIARGYATFGQDSGHQASAFPAGEPGAFALNDEMLENFAFASYKKVKDAAVDIMRAYYARQPQRMYYFGGSEGGREGLTMAQRFPADYDGIVSVVPVINWTGLFHAFVRNQVPQHEDWLQAEKTALIAKATADACDALDGLADGVVNNYMGCQARVDLQPLRCPGGGDAGVHCLSDAELRLMRGIHSPYVFPFPIANGLTAYPPWLYGHEDSLDGPSALNMVRWVSGTAAPAAPPDAARNATQWIYGSNWIRYAIARDRNHDVRGYRPEDFRDRVQKTSALMDATNPDLSAFFARGGKLILRENAADRAQSALMGIQYHEAVVARLGAAAAERSVRLYVSPGSTHSGNSRAVAGGPAVPTMVDLLDPLDRWVNAGDPPANALVQVVKAPLPPFAAQASRPMCRHPGYPHYIGGDRAQASSYQCRSF
- a CDS encoding GNAT family N-acetyltransferase, yielding MPHLGHRHINCLFAFKPARALHAPVDEMAQHLTALRADHLPDAVRQSAALGWPYREADWRFAFDLGSGFAVEADGRLVGTAMWWPYGETHASVGMIIVDPGMQGRGLGRALMGKLLHEARSRTVFLNATQEGLPLYTQLGFVARGQVFQHQAIWPAETVLANAPAGVRPMQAADDQRVRRLDLAATKMDRTALLDALFAAGTAMVIDRGAGVSAYACAREFGHGVVIGPVVATGADGAADAMDLIAALADRARGRFVRIDVTESSGLSAWLTETGLPCVGHAVSMVRDIQARAMDADADVRLFALSNQSFG